GTTCACTCTCACCTGAGATCACCTGAAATTCCACGAGAACCTTCTATCATTGTCGTAGACATCATCGTATCTCTTCTGTGAAagaaaaacataaataaaacataTGGCTATTTATTGGTTGCTCTCATTTTACTATCCGTCACTTATTTAATTACctcattattaaatattgatgaaAATCAATGAATGAATGTTGAGCGAATCGATACCTGTTGAATGGAAAGTtgtaattgatatttattcCAATATCTCGATTACAATTTtgatcaaaaaaaattaaagtGAAAACGACCCTTTCGAACCTTCTGGTACGTTTGTTCGCTTTCTCTGTCTACTGTTACTGTAATTATAGTAATAAGCCATTGTCGTAATCTATCATTTGCAGCCATAATCTGTTCATCATAATTGTCGTGTTACGAGTCTATTGGTTACTTAAATAAAATGTCCCACGAAAGATGTTATCTCCTTGCGAAACGTATAATTTATTCTAATACGATGCTCGTCTTTTATAGATAGAAAGATAATATTAACAGTTGAGCACATTTCTTTTTACACTTTGTTTTATGTACAATTTATTAGAAATgttaaaattagtaaaaaagatagaaagttGCTTAATTATGCGCTTTTTTCTTAAATACATGCGTTATTAATATGCATTTTGCGCTTAGTTTATTCTACGCCAATGTAATGAAGAAAGTAAACGgagaattgttttttttttttttttttttcgttccaaTCGCAAGACACCTTCCTTGTTATTTAGTTTTAGTCCAATGTTTACTTtgtcaaattaacaaattttcatcGCATTCACCGGTAATTGCTCCAAGAACCATCgctcttttttaaaatttccagacgtaattaattattccagttgaaagtaaaaaatatagCAATTAGTagaaagtttcattttcatttcaaatcgaTTCGATTCCCATTAAAGTAATCCGTGAATGTTAGAAGGTCCCGGAGAAAATTTGCTCGCAAAAGCGTTAACTTTAATAATAATCACAATTTGCTAATTACTAATCTTGCAATCTGAATAATTATACGAATCATTAAAAGGAGCATAAAATTACAAGAATCGTAGATTGATGAAATTTGAggctgtcaaagtgttaaaatgtGAAATGATTGATGCTTTATTATTCTTCAACACAATGAACAATTGAAAGATTCAGATCAATTAAATCGTGGGTACTTTTCCCTTGACATATTTATGAGACCATTGAACTAGAAGCTTGTTGGTGTCGTAGGAAAACAAGAGAACATCGACATTAGCTATCGTAGATCAAGGGCAACATCCGGCTATAAAATGTATACAAGCATACGAGTGAAATCGTCCTTCTCTGTGCTCCATAACATCTGCTCTCACTTTCCGCTTACTTTCCATTTCAAACTAATCTCGCCGCTCGGCAAACGATTATCGTTACAGAAAAATCATTCTGTTATGGGAAAACATGTTCACCGCGATTGGAACGAGTTAGGTGATCGAGTACCCATCGATCAATCAATTTCCCCAATTAACTGATCCTTACGATGACTAATCATCCTCTAACGAGAAAATGTTGTCTTATTTATGGTTCTAGTGTCGatgtttttcaatttccattAATTACCGTCAATTAATTTTGATACTCCGATGgtaaaaaattttgtagaatctatgacttgaaattttatatttcttcttttcaagtTGATTACATGATTTCTAGAGGGTATAAAAACGCCATGATTCTTAAAAAAACACGTAAAAAACAGTTTATTAAGAGATAACACTAAGAGAAGAGTATTTACACaacatataatatatacaaaacACAATAATTGCAACAAGTAAACAATCAGGTAGGTGAATCGCAATTGCGAAACGCACGCGAGTAGTCATTAATTAACTTAACGCGTCGCACGAGAACGTGCGACTACATATACTGATCAATTGATCCAGCTAGCTCGTGATTAGCTTGTCAACTTAATCGCTAAATTTAACTAAGAATATTCTTTCTTGTTTCTCCTACATAACAATCCTTagtcattattttataattgaacgCCTTTTCTTCATTTATCTATCGAATCATAGAGAATTGCAATTGCACGATCTTAAGACTTTTGAGCAATAGCGCGTATACTGTGAGTGTTGGTGACGGCGGACGGAAATCTCGTGACATTAACAATCGCGTGATTTGAACTTGACTGAAAGATCACTGGCCGATTCCATGTCGGAAAACGGTTAGACAAATCGGTCGGTCAAAGCAATGATAAAACACGACATTGGTCTGTCGAtcgttttttactttttcttgtGGTATCCTGAGAAACCACCACCGTGACCGCCACCATGACCGCCGCCGAAACCGCCGCCTCCACTTGAATACGAGTCGTAGCCCCCGCCAGAACTGtatccacctcctcctcctcctccatggccactaaaataaataattcgttGTATTAccgatatttcattaattaatactgTAAATGATGTACTAACCTGCTACCAAAGCCAGAAGATATACTATTACTGATGGAATGGTGATCAAATCCACCGCCACCACCTCCGTATCCGCCTCCTCCTCCACCATGATGGTCACCAaaaccacctcctcctcctcctcctcctccataGCCTCCTCCACCGTGGTGATCACCGAAACCAccgcctcctcctcctccaccaaaGCCTCCCCCGCCGTGATGGTCGTCGAAACCACCACCCCCGCCTCCTCCGAAGCCTCCACCACCGTGATGGTCGTCgaaaccaccaccaccgcctcctCCAATGCCTCCACCGCCGTGATGATCGCTAAAACCACCACCGCCGCCTCCTCCGAAACCTCCACCGCCGTGATGGTCGTCGAAACCACCACCGCCGCCTCCTCCGAAACCTCCACCGCCGTGATGATCGTCGAAACCACCGCCACCCCCATatccaccacctcctcctcctccgaaACCTCCACCACCATGATGGTCGTCGAAACCACCACCGCCTCCAAATCCGCCTCCACCGTGGTGGTCGTCGAAACCACCACCCCCTCCGTGTCCACCTCCAGGGCTGGATATTATCACATCTCCGTGTCCACCtgaaatatgattttttttattttcagaatcACGAAATGAATTCGTTCGTCGCAGCGGAAGGGTTAAAGTGCATTTGTCAATGTCATCGATACAAAAGTCATCGCGTCGTCGACCTTGCTAAGCAGTTTGCGCATTTAGCGGTGAAGCGAGAAAAACAGAACGGATTAAGATGTGGCATCAGGTGAATAGATGGACGTGTGCGACACTGCAGAATATATATTCTCGCCTCCGAAACGAGCCGGAAGTGAAACGCCACGAAACGAGTTCTTCAGCCTGAACGGTGCCAAAGAGTACGCAGAGAAACAGTGAACGAAAGTATTCTCTGTAAATCAACGAGATATCATGATTGGCTTAAGGAGAACGTGAGAAGTGATTTTATCATTGGCTTCGGAACGAAATCGTGTAACGTAAGAAGCCTTTCTGATACTTGGAACGTTTttagaataattgtaatttataatctatattAAATTACCTCCGTATCCTCCACCACCTCCATGGCCACCACCCCCAAAACCTCCGCCGTGTCCGCCTCCAAAACCACCCCCGTGTCCGCCTCCAAAACCACCCCCgtgacctcctcctcctcctcctcctcctccaggTGAAGTGATTATTATCGCGTGATCTCCACCACCTCCTCCGTGTCCGCCTCCGTGTCCACCAAAACCACCTCCAAATCCACCTCCTCCATGTCCACCGAAACCACCGCCGAACCCACCTCCTCCCCCGTGTCCGCCTCCAAAACCACCCCCgtgacctcctcctcctcctccaggTGAAGTAACTATTATCGTCTGATCTCCACCACCTCCTCCATgtccacctccacctcctccgtGATCATGTCCCCCATGATCTTCGTATTtgatgattttcttttcttcgtgcTGGACTATCTCGGGTACGTGAATCCTTATATGCACACTAGAAAGTTAATCGCTGAGTTAAGAGTCGAGATTATTACCGTTTTTACCGTAATGAGATTTTTTATGGTGACTTGATTTAATCGTTGATTATACGATTAAGACAGGTACTCACTGTTCTTTTCCGAAAGTAGCCAACGTGGCGGTGAAGATTGTGGTGAAGATCAGGCACCTTACCTGTGGaggaaaaatgtattattatttcataatctTTGTATAACAAATACAACCCTCCCTTCTACCACCCTCCTACTATAATTACCCTTACTACTGCTTTGCAAATAATTCCCAAACTCTACTATTATCCTCCCACCCCTGCTTCTAAGCTCGCGAAACCTCAACACCCCCCATCCCTCTGTCACAAAATCGCGGTGTTCAGAACTTTTGGAACCTTAACACGAACAAAACTCGATCACAGACTTATCACCCTAACGAGCCCCCTGTCACTAAATCGATCCTCCTGCTTACAGCAATTTTCAGCTCCATGgtgtttctcttcttcctggATCTTCCTGATCAGCACGCCTCGATGGCTAGGGACA
This Osmia lignaria lignaria isolate PbOS001 chromosome 9, iyOsmLign1, whole genome shotgun sequence DNA region includes the following protein-coding sequences:
- the LOC117604919 gene encoding uncharacterized protein LOC117604919; the protein is MELKIAVRCLIFTTIFTATLATFGKEHVHIRIHVPEIVQHEEKKIIKYEDHGGHDHGGGGGGHGGGGGDQTIIVTSPGGGGGGHGGGFGGGHGGGGGFGGGFGGHGGGGFGGGFGGHGGGHGGGGGDHAIIITSPGGGGGGGGGHGGGFGGGHGGGFGGGHGGGFGGGGHGGGGGYGGGHGDVIISSPGGGHGGGGGFDDHHGGGGFGGGGGFDDHHGGGGFGGGGGGGYGGGGGFDDHHGGGGFGGGGGGGFDDHHGGGGFGGGGGGGFSDHHGGGGIGGGGGGGFDDHHGGGGFGGGGGGGFDDHHGGGGFGGGGGGGGFGDHHGGGGYGGGGGGGGGFGDHHGGGGGGYGGGGGGFDHHSISNSISSGFGSSGGGGFGGGHGGGHGGGFSGYHKKK